In Balaenoptera ricei isolate mBalRic1 chromosome 7, mBalRic1.hap2, whole genome shotgun sequence, a single window of DNA contains:
- the SLC23A3 gene encoding solute carrier family 23 member 3 isoform X2 translates to MSRSPPNAIQLRSVGSRSTMVSLPQLSAVQNPSSHSWTSLCGSPPWGLSCLLALQHILVLASLLCASHLLLLQSLPAGGLSSSPAQLLASSLFSCGVSTALQTWMGSRLPLIQAPSLEFLIPGLVLTSQKLPLTTRTPGNSSLVLRLCGGPGCHGLELWNTSLREVSGAVVVSGLLQVTLGLFGGPGHLLPHCGPLVLAPSLIVAGLSAHREVALFCSAHWGLASLLILLMVVCSQHLGSRLLPPHPWRPASTSPTHTHIPVFRLLSVLIPVACVWIISALLGLSIIPRELSAEAPWFWLPHPAEWDWPLLTPRALAAGISMALAASTSSLGCYALCGQLLHLPSPPPHACSRGLSLEGLGSVLAGLLGSPMGTASSFPNVGTVSLLQAGSRRVAHLVGLLCVALGLSPRLVQLLTTIPLPVLGGVLGVTQAVVLSTGFSSFHLADIDSGRNVFIVGFSIFMALLLPRWFREAPVLLSTGWSPLDVLLRSLLTEPIFLAGLLGFFLENTIPGTQLERGLGQGLPSSFTAQEVRMPQKSRDKAAQEYELPFSIQNLCPCIPQPLRCLCPLPEDSGNEEGGPSEPGETADLLPGFGEQCPGSSREELRSQ, encoded by the exons ATGAGCCGATCACCCCCCAACGCCATACAACTCCGATCCGTGGGCTCCCGGAGTACCATGGTTTCCCTGCCGCAACTGTCTGCTGTCCAAAATCCCTCCTCTCACTCTTGGACCTCTCTGTGTGGGTCTCCTCCCTGGGGCCTCAGCTGTCTTCTGGCTCTGCAG CATATCTTGGTCCTGGCTTCTCTGCTCTGCGCCTCCCACCTGCTCCTGCTTCAAAGTCTCCCTGCAGGAGGActctcttcctcccctgcccagcTCCTGGCCTCCAGCCTCTTTTCATGTGGCGTGTCTACAGCCCTGCAAACTTGGATGGGCAGCAG GCTGCCTCTTATCCAGGCTCCATCCTTAGAGTTTCTTATCCCTGGTCTGGTGCTGACCAGTCAGAAGCTACCTCTGACCACCCGGACACCTGGAAACT cctcccttgtgCTGCGCCTGTGTGGGGGACCTGGCTGCCATGGCCTGGAGCTCTGGAACACTTCTCTCCGAGAA GTGTCCGGGGCCGTGGTGGTCTCCGGGCTGCTGCAGGTCACGCTGGGGCTGTTCGGGGGTCCTGGCCACTTGCTCCCCCACTGTGGGCCCCTGGTGCTGGCCCCCAGCCTAATTGTGGCAGGGCTCTCGGCCCACAGGGAGGTAGCCCTGTTCTGCTCTGCTCACTGGGGCCTGGCATCGCT GCTTATCCTGCTCATGGTGGTCTGTTCTCAGCACCTGGGCTCCCGCCTGTTACCGCCGCACCCCTGGAGGCCAGCTTCAACTTCTCCAACCCACACTCACATCCCTGTCTTCAGGCTCCTCTCG GTGCTGATCCCAGTAGCTTGTGTGTGGATCATCTCTGCCCTTCTGGGTCTCAGCATCATCCCCCGGGAGCTGTCTGCCGAGGCCCCGTGGTTTTGGCTGCCTCACCCAG ctGAGTGGGACTGGCCCTTGCTGACACCCAGGGCTCTGGCTGCAGGCATCTCTATGGCCTTGGCAGCTTCCACCAGCTCCCTGGGCTGCTACGCCCTGTGTGGCCAGCTGCTGCATTTGCCTTCTCCACCTCCGCATGCCTGTAGCCGAGGGCTGAGCCTGGAGGGTCTGGGCAGTGTGCTGGCCGGGCTGTTGGGGAGCCCCATGGGCACTGCATCCAGCTTCCCCAACGTGGGCACAGTGAGTCTTCTCCAG GCTGGATCTCGGCGAGTGGCCCACTTGGTGGGGCTGCTCTGCGTGGCGCTTGGGCTCTCCCCAAGGCTGGTCCAGCTCCTCACCACCATCCCGCTGCCTGTGCTTG GTGGGGTGCTGGGGGTGACCCAGGCCGTGGTTCTGTCCACTGGATTCTCCAGCTTCCACTTGGCTGACATTGACTCTGGGCGGAATGTCTTCATTGTTGGCTTCTCCATCTTCATGGCTCTGTTGCTGCCAAGATGGTTTCGGGAAGCTCCAGTCCTACTGAGCACAG GCTGGAGCCCCTTGGATGTGTTACTACGCTCACTGCTCACAGAGCCCATCTTCCTGGCGGGACTCTTGGGCTTCTTCCTAGAGAACACCATTCCTG GCACACAGCTTGAGCGAGGCCTAGGTCAAGGGCTGCCATCTTCTTTCACTGCCCAAGAGGTTCGGATGCCTCAGAAGTCCAGGGACAAGGCTGCTCAAGAGTATGAGCTTCCTTTCTCCATCCaaaacctgtgtccctgcattccGCAGCCCCTCCGTTGCCTCTGCCCACTACCCGAAGACTCTGGGAATGAAGAAGGAGGGCCCTCTGAGCCAGGAGAGACAGCTGACTTGCTGCCTGGCTTTGGGGAGCAGTGCCCTGGGTCTAGCAGAGAAGAACTTAGGTCCCAGTAA
- the SLC23A3 gene encoding solute carrier family 23 member 3 isoform X8, translating into MSRSPPNAIQLRSVGSRSTMVSLPQLSAVQNPSSHSWTSLCGSPPWGLSCLLALQHILVLASLLCASHLLLLQSLPAGGLSSSPAQLLASSLFSCGVSTALQTWMGSRLPLIQAPSLEFLIPGLVLTSQKLPLTTRTPGNCEHRARAQASLVLRLCGGPGCHGLELWNTSLREVSGAVVVSGLLQVTLGLFGGPGHLLPHCGPLVLAPSLIVAGLSAHREVALFCSAHWGLASLLILLMVVCSQHLGSRLLPPHPWRPASTSPTHTHIPVFRLLSVLIPVACVWIISALLGLSIIPRELSAEAPWFWLPHPAEWDWPLLTPRALAAGISMALAASTSSLGCYALCGQLLHLPSPPPHACSRGLSLEGLGSVLAGLLGSPMGTASSFPNVGTVSLLQAGSRRVAHLVGLLCVALGLSPRLVQLLTTIPLPVLGGVLGVTQAVVLSTGFSSFHLADIDSGRNVFIVGFSIFMALLLPRWFREAPVLLSTGWSPLDVLLRSLLTEPIFLAGLLGFFLENTIPGTQLERGLGQGLPSSFTAQEVRMPQKSRDKAAQEYELPFSIQNLCPCIPQPLRCLCPLPEDSGNEEGGPSEPGETADLLPGFGEQCPGSSREELRSQ; encoded by the exons ATGAGCCGATCACCCCCCAACGCCATACAACTCCGATCCGTGGGCTCCCGGAGTACCATGGTTTCCCTGCCGCAACTGTCTGCTGTCCAAAATCCCTCCTCTCACTCTTGGACCTCTCTGTGTGGGTCTCCTCCCTGGGGCCTCAGCTGTCTTCTGGCTCTGCAG CATATCTTGGTCCTGGCTTCTCTGCTCTGCGCCTCCCACCTGCTCCTGCTTCAAAGTCTCCCTGCAGGAGGActctcttcctcccctgcccagcTCCTGGCCTCCAGCCTCTTTTCATGTGGCGTGTCTACAGCCCTGCAAACTTGGATGGGCAGCAG GCTGCCTCTTATCCAGGCTCCATCCTTAGAGTTTCTTATCCCTGGTCTGGTGCTGACCAGTCAGAAGCTACCTCTGACCACCCGGACACCTGGAAACTGTGAGCACAGAGCAAGGGCACAGG cctcccttgtgCTGCGCCTGTGTGGGGGACCTGGCTGCCATGGCCTGGAGCTCTGGAACACTTCTCTCCGAGAA GTGTCCGGGGCCGTGGTGGTCTCCGGGCTGCTGCAGGTCACGCTGGGGCTGTTCGGGGGTCCTGGCCACTTGCTCCCCCACTGTGGGCCCCTGGTGCTGGCCCCCAGCCTAATTGTGGCAGGGCTCTCGGCCCACAGGGAGGTAGCCCTGTTCTGCTCTGCTCACTGGGGCCTGGCATCGCT GCTTATCCTGCTCATGGTGGTCTGTTCTCAGCACCTGGGCTCCCGCCTGTTACCGCCGCACCCCTGGAGGCCAGCTTCAACTTCTCCAACCCACACTCACATCCCTGTCTTCAGGCTCCTCTCG GTGCTGATCCCAGTAGCTTGTGTGTGGATCATCTCTGCCCTTCTGGGTCTCAGCATCATCCCCCGGGAGCTGTCTGCCGAGGCCCCGTGGTTTTGGCTGCCTCACCCAG ctGAGTGGGACTGGCCCTTGCTGACACCCAGGGCTCTGGCTGCAGGCATCTCTATGGCCTTGGCAGCTTCCACCAGCTCCCTGGGCTGCTACGCCCTGTGTGGCCAGCTGCTGCATTTGCCTTCTCCACCTCCGCATGCCTGTAGCCGAGGGCTGAGCCTGGAGGGTCTGGGCAGTGTGCTGGCCGGGCTGTTGGGGAGCCCCATGGGCACTGCATCCAGCTTCCCCAACGTGGGCACAGTGAGTCTTCTCCAG GCTGGATCTCGGCGAGTGGCCCACTTGGTGGGGCTGCTCTGCGTGGCGCTTGGGCTCTCCCCAAGGCTGGTCCAGCTCCTCACCACCATCCCGCTGCCTGTGCTTG GTGGGGTGCTGGGGGTGACCCAGGCCGTGGTTCTGTCCACTGGATTCTCCAGCTTCCACTTGGCTGACATTGACTCTGGGCGGAATGTCTTCATTGTTGGCTTCTCCATCTTCATGGCTCTGTTGCTGCCAAGATGGTTTCGGGAAGCTCCAGTCCTACTGAGCACAG GCTGGAGCCCCTTGGATGTGTTACTACGCTCACTGCTCACAGAGCCCATCTTCCTGGCGGGACTCTTGGGCTTCTTCCTAGAGAACACCATTCCTG GCACACAGCTTGAGCGAGGCCTAGGTCAAGGGCTGCCATCTTCTTTCACTGCCCAAGAGGTTCGGATGCCTCAGAAGTCCAGGGACAAGGCTGCTCAAGAGTATGAGCTTCCTTTCTCCATCCaaaacctgtgtccctgcattccGCAGCCCCTCCGTTGCCTCTGCCCACTACCCGAAGACTCTGGGAATGAAGAAGGAGGGCCCTCTGAGCCAGGAGAGACAGCTGACTTGCTGCCTGGCTTTGGGGAGCAGTGCCCTGGGTCTAGCAGAGAAGAACTTAGGTCCCAGTAA
- the SLC23A3 gene encoding solute carrier family 23 member 3 isoform X5, protein MWRVYSPANLDGQQAASYPGSILRVSYPWSGADQSEATSDHPDTWKLLPCAAPVWGTWLPWPGALEHFSPRSVRGRGGLRAAAGHAGAVRGSWPLAPPLWAPGAGPQPNCGRALGPQGGSPVLLCSLGPGIAVRLSCSWWSVLSTWAPACYRRTPGGQLQLLQPTLTSLSSGSSRLVPQVLIPVACVWIISALLGLSIIPRELSAEAPWFWLPHPAEWDWPLLTPRALAAGISMALAASTSSLGCYALCGQLLHLPSPPPHACSRGLSLEGLGSVLAGLLGSPMGTASSFPNVGTVSLLQAGSRRVAHLVGLLCVALGLSPRLVQLLTTIPLPVLGGVLGVTQAVVLSTGFSSFHLADIDSGRNVFIVGFSIFMALLLPRWFREAPVLLSTGWSPLDVLLRSLLTEPIFLAGLLGFFLENTIPGTQLERGLGQGLPSSFTAQEVRMPQKSRDKAAQEYELPFSIQNLCPCIPQPLRCLCPLPEDSGNEEGGPSEPGETADLLPGFGEQCPGSSREELRSQ, encoded by the exons ATGTGGCGTGTCTACAGCCCTGCAAACTTGGATGGGCAGCAG GCTGCCTCTTATCCAGGCTCCATCCTTAGAGTTTCTTATCCCTGGTCTGGTGCTGACCAGTCAGAAGCTACCTCTGACCACCCGGACACCTGGAAACT cctcccttgtgCTGCGCCTGTGTGGGGGACCTGGCTGCCATGGCCTGGAGCTCTGGAACACTTCTCTCCGAGAA GTGTCCGGGGCCGTGGTGGTCTCCGGGCTGCTGCAGGTCACGCTGGGGCTGTTCGGGGGTCCTGGCCACTTGCTCCCCCACTGTGGGCCCCTGGTGCTGGCCCCCAGCCTAATTGTGGCAGGGCTCTCGGCCCACAGGGAGGTAGCCCTGTTCTGCTCTGCTCACTGGGGCCTGGCATCGCTGTAC GCTTATCCTGCTCATGGTGGTCTGTTCTCAGCACCTGGGCTCCCGCCTGTTACCGCCGCACCCCTGGAGGCCAGCTTCAACTTCTCCAACCCACACTCACATCCCTGTCTTCAGGCTCCTCTCG TCTTGTCCCTCAGGTGCTGATCCCAGTAGCTTGTGTGTGGATCATCTCTGCCCTTCTGGGTCTCAGCATCATCCCCCGGGAGCTGTCTGCCGAGGCCCCGTGGTTTTGGCTGCCTCACCCAG ctGAGTGGGACTGGCCCTTGCTGACACCCAGGGCTCTGGCTGCAGGCATCTCTATGGCCTTGGCAGCTTCCACCAGCTCCCTGGGCTGCTACGCCCTGTGTGGCCAGCTGCTGCATTTGCCTTCTCCACCTCCGCATGCCTGTAGCCGAGGGCTGAGCCTGGAGGGTCTGGGCAGTGTGCTGGCCGGGCTGTTGGGGAGCCCCATGGGCACTGCATCCAGCTTCCCCAACGTGGGCACAGTGAGTCTTCTCCAG GCTGGATCTCGGCGAGTGGCCCACTTGGTGGGGCTGCTCTGCGTGGCGCTTGGGCTCTCCCCAAGGCTGGTCCAGCTCCTCACCACCATCCCGCTGCCTGTGCTTG GTGGGGTGCTGGGGGTGACCCAGGCCGTGGTTCTGTCCACTGGATTCTCCAGCTTCCACTTGGCTGACATTGACTCTGGGCGGAATGTCTTCATTGTTGGCTTCTCCATCTTCATGGCTCTGTTGCTGCCAAGATGGTTTCGGGAAGCTCCAGTCCTACTGAGCACAG GCTGGAGCCCCTTGGATGTGTTACTACGCTCACTGCTCACAGAGCCCATCTTCCTGGCGGGACTCTTGGGCTTCTTCCTAGAGAACACCATTCCTG GCACACAGCTTGAGCGAGGCCTAGGTCAAGGGCTGCCATCTTCTTTCACTGCCCAAGAGGTTCGGATGCCTCAGAAGTCCAGGGACAAGGCTGCTCAAGAGTATGAGCTTCCTTTCTCCATCCaaaacctgtgtccctgcattccGCAGCCCCTCCGTTGCCTCTGCCCACTACCCGAAGACTCTGGGAATGAAGAAGGAGGGCCCTCTGAGCCAGGAGAGACAGCTGACTTGCTGCCTGGCTTTGGGGAGCAGTGCCCTGGGTCTAGCAGAGAAGAACTTAGGTCCCAGTAA
- the SLC23A3 gene encoding solute carrier family 23 member 3 isoform X1, which produces MSRSPPNAIQLRSVGSRSTMVSLPQLSAVQNPSSHSWTSLCGSPPWGLSCLLALQHILVLASLLCASHLLLLQSLPAGGLSSSPAQLLASSLFSCGVSTALQTWMGSRLPLIQAPSLEFLIPGLVLTSQKLPLTTRTPGNSSLVLRLCGGPGCHGLELWNTSLREVSGAVVVSGLLQVTLGLFGGPGHLLPHCGPLVLAPSLIVAGLSAHREVALFCSAHWGLASLYAYPAHGGLFSAPGLPPVTAAPLEASFNFSNPHSHPCLQAPLGMWRSGQGQLKLEGLARNARSAPYLLLSVYPSKAGLKSSWGGVLSRLSLVPQVLIPVACVWIISALLGLSIIPRELSAEAPWFWLPHPAEWDWPLLTPRALAAGISMALAASTSSLGCYALCGQLLHLPSPPPHACSRGLSLEGLGSVLAGLLGSPMGTASSFPNVGTVSLLQAGSRRVAHLVGLLCVALGLSPRLVQLLTTIPLPVLGGVLGVTQAVVLSTGFSSFHLADIDSGRNVFIVGFSIFMALLLPRWFREAPVLLSTGWSPLDVLLRSLLTEPIFLAGLLGFFLENTIPGTQLERGLGQGLPSSFTAQEVRMPQKSRDKAAQEYELPFSIQNLCPCIPQPLRCLCPLPEDSGNEEGGPSEPGETADLLPGFGEQCPGSSREELRSQ; this is translated from the exons ATGAGCCGATCACCCCCCAACGCCATACAACTCCGATCCGTGGGCTCCCGGAGTACCATGGTTTCCCTGCCGCAACTGTCTGCTGTCCAAAATCCCTCCTCTCACTCTTGGACCTCTCTGTGTGGGTCTCCTCCCTGGGGCCTCAGCTGTCTTCTGGCTCTGCAG CATATCTTGGTCCTGGCTTCTCTGCTCTGCGCCTCCCACCTGCTCCTGCTTCAAAGTCTCCCTGCAGGAGGActctcttcctcccctgcccagcTCCTGGCCTCCAGCCTCTTTTCATGTGGCGTGTCTACAGCCCTGCAAACTTGGATGGGCAGCAG GCTGCCTCTTATCCAGGCTCCATCCTTAGAGTTTCTTATCCCTGGTCTGGTGCTGACCAGTCAGAAGCTACCTCTGACCACCCGGACACCTGGAAACT cctcccttgtgCTGCGCCTGTGTGGGGGACCTGGCTGCCATGGCCTGGAGCTCTGGAACACTTCTCTCCGAGAA GTGTCCGGGGCCGTGGTGGTCTCCGGGCTGCTGCAGGTCACGCTGGGGCTGTTCGGGGGTCCTGGCCACTTGCTCCCCCACTGTGGGCCCCTGGTGCTGGCCCCCAGCCTAATTGTGGCAGGGCTCTCGGCCCACAGGGAGGTAGCCCTGTTCTGCTCTGCTCACTGGGGCCTGGCATCGCTGTAC GCTTATCCTGCTCATGGTGGTCTGTTCTCAGCACCTGGGCTCCCGCCTGTTACCGCCGCACCCCTGGAGGCCAGCTTCAACTTCTCCAACCCACACTCACATCCCTGTCTTCAGGCTCCTCTCGGTATGTGGAGGTCTGGGCAGGGGCAGTTGAAGTTAGAAGGGCTGGCACGGAATGCTCGTTCGGCCCCCTACCTTTTGCTTTCTGTCTACCCCTCCAAGGCTGGCTTGAAAAGTTCTTGGGGAGGGGTTCTTTCCCGTCTCAGTCTTGTCCCTCAGGTGCTGATCCCAGTAGCTTGTGTGTGGATCATCTCTGCCCTTCTGGGTCTCAGCATCATCCCCCGGGAGCTGTCTGCCGAGGCCCCGTGGTTTTGGCTGCCTCACCCAG ctGAGTGGGACTGGCCCTTGCTGACACCCAGGGCTCTGGCTGCAGGCATCTCTATGGCCTTGGCAGCTTCCACCAGCTCCCTGGGCTGCTACGCCCTGTGTGGCCAGCTGCTGCATTTGCCTTCTCCACCTCCGCATGCCTGTAGCCGAGGGCTGAGCCTGGAGGGTCTGGGCAGTGTGCTGGCCGGGCTGTTGGGGAGCCCCATGGGCACTGCATCCAGCTTCCCCAACGTGGGCACAGTGAGTCTTCTCCAG GCTGGATCTCGGCGAGTGGCCCACTTGGTGGGGCTGCTCTGCGTGGCGCTTGGGCTCTCCCCAAGGCTGGTCCAGCTCCTCACCACCATCCCGCTGCCTGTGCTTG GTGGGGTGCTGGGGGTGACCCAGGCCGTGGTTCTGTCCACTGGATTCTCCAGCTTCCACTTGGCTGACATTGACTCTGGGCGGAATGTCTTCATTGTTGGCTTCTCCATCTTCATGGCTCTGTTGCTGCCAAGATGGTTTCGGGAAGCTCCAGTCCTACTGAGCACAG GCTGGAGCCCCTTGGATGTGTTACTACGCTCACTGCTCACAGAGCCCATCTTCCTGGCGGGACTCTTGGGCTTCTTCCTAGAGAACACCATTCCTG GCACACAGCTTGAGCGAGGCCTAGGTCAAGGGCTGCCATCTTCTTTCACTGCCCAAGAGGTTCGGATGCCTCAGAAGTCCAGGGACAAGGCTGCTCAAGAGTATGAGCTTCCTTTCTCCATCCaaaacctgtgtccctgcattccGCAGCCCCTCCGTTGCCTCTGCCCACTACCCGAAGACTCTGGGAATGAAGAAGGAGGGCCCTCTGAGCCAGGAGAGACAGCTGACTTGCTGCCTGGCTTTGGGGAGCAGTGCCCTGGGTCTAGCAGAGAAGAACTTAGGTCCCAGTAA
- the SLC23A3 gene encoding solute carrier family 23 member 3 isoform X4, protein MSRSPPNAIQLRSVGSRSTMVSLPQLSAVQNPSSHSWTSLCGSPPWGLSCLLALQHILVLASLLCASHLLLLQSLPAGGLSSSPAQLLASSLFSCGVSTALQTWMGSRLPLIQAPSLEFLIPGLVLTSQKLPLTTRTPGNSSLVLRLCGGPGCHGLELWNTSLREVSGAVVVSGLLQVTLGLFGGPGHLLPHCGPLVLAPSLIVAGLSAHREVALFCSAHWGLASLYHLGSRLLPPHPWRPASTSPTHTHIPVFRLLSVLIPVACVWIISALLGLSIIPRELSAEAPWFWLPHPAEWDWPLLTPRALAAGISMALAASTSSLGCYALCGQLLHLPSPPPHACSRGLSLEGLGSVLAGLLGSPMGTASSFPNVGTVSLLQAGSRRVAHLVGLLCVALGLSPRLVQLLTTIPLPVLGGVLGVTQAVVLSTGFSSFHLADIDSGRNVFIVGFSIFMALLLPRWFREAPVLLSTGWSPLDVLLRSLLTEPIFLAGLLGFFLENTIPGTQLERGLGQGLPSSFTAQEVRMPQKSRDKAAQEYELPFSIQNLCPCIPQPLRCLCPLPEDSGNEEGGPSEPGETADLLPGFGEQCPGSSREELRSQ, encoded by the exons ATGAGCCGATCACCCCCCAACGCCATACAACTCCGATCCGTGGGCTCCCGGAGTACCATGGTTTCCCTGCCGCAACTGTCTGCTGTCCAAAATCCCTCCTCTCACTCTTGGACCTCTCTGTGTGGGTCTCCTCCCTGGGGCCTCAGCTGTCTTCTGGCTCTGCAG CATATCTTGGTCCTGGCTTCTCTGCTCTGCGCCTCCCACCTGCTCCTGCTTCAAAGTCTCCCTGCAGGAGGActctcttcctcccctgcccagcTCCTGGCCTCCAGCCTCTTTTCATGTGGCGTGTCTACAGCCCTGCAAACTTGGATGGGCAGCAG GCTGCCTCTTATCCAGGCTCCATCCTTAGAGTTTCTTATCCCTGGTCTGGTGCTGACCAGTCAGAAGCTACCTCTGACCACCCGGACACCTGGAAACT cctcccttgtgCTGCGCCTGTGTGGGGGACCTGGCTGCCATGGCCTGGAGCTCTGGAACACTTCTCTCCGAGAA GTGTCCGGGGCCGTGGTGGTCTCCGGGCTGCTGCAGGTCACGCTGGGGCTGTTCGGGGGTCCTGGCCACTTGCTCCCCCACTGTGGGCCCCTGGTGCTGGCCCCCAGCCTAATTGTGGCAGGGCTCTCGGCCCACAGGGAGGTAGCCCTGTTCTGCTCTGCTCACTGGGGCCTGGCATCGCTGTAC CACCTGGGCTCCCGCCTGTTACCGCCGCACCCCTGGAGGCCAGCTTCAACTTCTCCAACCCACACTCACATCCCTGTCTTCAGGCTCCTCTCG GTGCTGATCCCAGTAGCTTGTGTGTGGATCATCTCTGCCCTTCTGGGTCTCAGCATCATCCCCCGGGAGCTGTCTGCCGAGGCCCCGTGGTTTTGGCTGCCTCACCCAG ctGAGTGGGACTGGCCCTTGCTGACACCCAGGGCTCTGGCTGCAGGCATCTCTATGGCCTTGGCAGCTTCCACCAGCTCCCTGGGCTGCTACGCCCTGTGTGGCCAGCTGCTGCATTTGCCTTCTCCACCTCCGCATGCCTGTAGCCGAGGGCTGAGCCTGGAGGGTCTGGGCAGTGTGCTGGCCGGGCTGTTGGGGAGCCCCATGGGCACTGCATCCAGCTTCCCCAACGTGGGCACAGTGAGTCTTCTCCAG GCTGGATCTCGGCGAGTGGCCCACTTGGTGGGGCTGCTCTGCGTGGCGCTTGGGCTCTCCCCAAGGCTGGTCCAGCTCCTCACCACCATCCCGCTGCCTGTGCTTG GTGGGGTGCTGGGGGTGACCCAGGCCGTGGTTCTGTCCACTGGATTCTCCAGCTTCCACTTGGCTGACATTGACTCTGGGCGGAATGTCTTCATTGTTGGCTTCTCCATCTTCATGGCTCTGTTGCTGCCAAGATGGTTTCGGGAAGCTCCAGTCCTACTGAGCACAG GCTGGAGCCCCTTGGATGTGTTACTACGCTCACTGCTCACAGAGCCCATCTTCCTGGCGGGACTCTTGGGCTTCTTCCTAGAGAACACCATTCCTG GCACACAGCTTGAGCGAGGCCTAGGTCAAGGGCTGCCATCTTCTTTCACTGCCCAAGAGGTTCGGATGCCTCAGAAGTCCAGGGACAAGGCTGCTCAAGAGTATGAGCTTCCTTTCTCCATCCaaaacctgtgtccctgcattccGCAGCCCCTCCGTTGCCTCTGCCCACTACCCGAAGACTCTGGGAATGAAGAAGGAGGGCCCTCTGAGCCAGGAGAGACAGCTGACTTGCTGCCTGGCTTTGGGGAGCAGTGCCCTGGGTCTAGCAGAGAAGAACTTAGGTCCCAGTAA
- the SLC23A3 gene encoding solute carrier family 23 member 3 isoform X7 yields the protein MWRVYSPANLDGQQAASYPGSILRVSYPWSGADQSEATSDHPDTWKLLPCAAPVWGTWLPWPGALEHFSPRSVRGRGGLRAAAGHAGAVRGSWPLAPPLWAPGAGPQPNCGRALGPQGGSPVLLCSLGPGIAHLGSRLLPPHPWRPASTSPTHTHIPVFRLLSVLIPVACVWIISALLGLSIIPRELSAEAPWFWLPHPAEWDWPLLTPRALAAGISMALAASTSSLGCYALCGQLLHLPSPPPHACSRGLSLEGLGSVLAGLLGSPMGTASSFPNVGTVSLLQAGSRRVAHLVGLLCVALGLSPRLVQLLTTIPLPVLGGVLGVTQAVVLSTGFSSFHLADIDSGRNVFIVGFSIFMALLLPRWFREAPVLLSTGWSPLDVLLRSLLTEPIFLAGLLGFFLENTIPGTQLERGLGQGLPSSFTAQEVRMPQKSRDKAAQEYELPFSIQNLCPCIPQPLRCLCPLPEDSGNEEGGPSEPGETADLLPGFGEQCPGSSREELRSQ from the exons ATGTGGCGTGTCTACAGCCCTGCAAACTTGGATGGGCAGCAG GCTGCCTCTTATCCAGGCTCCATCCTTAGAGTTTCTTATCCCTGGTCTGGTGCTGACCAGTCAGAAGCTACCTCTGACCACCCGGACACCTGGAAACT cctcccttgtgCTGCGCCTGTGTGGGGGACCTGGCTGCCATGGCCTGGAGCTCTGGAACACTTCTCTCCGAGAA GTGTCCGGGGCCGTGGTGGTCTCCGGGCTGCTGCAGGTCACGCTGGGGCTGTTCGGGGGTCCTGGCCACTTGCTCCCCCACTGTGGGCCCCTGGTGCTGGCCCCCAGCCTAATTGTGGCAGGGCTCTCGGCCCACAGGGAGGTAGCCCTGTTCTGCTCTGCTCACTGGGGCCTGGCATCGCT CACCTGGGCTCCCGCCTGTTACCGCCGCACCCCTGGAGGCCAGCTTCAACTTCTCCAACCCACACTCACATCCCTGTCTTCAGGCTCCTCTCG GTGCTGATCCCAGTAGCTTGTGTGTGGATCATCTCTGCCCTTCTGGGTCTCAGCATCATCCCCCGGGAGCTGTCTGCCGAGGCCCCGTGGTTTTGGCTGCCTCACCCAG ctGAGTGGGACTGGCCCTTGCTGACACCCAGGGCTCTGGCTGCAGGCATCTCTATGGCCTTGGCAGCTTCCACCAGCTCCCTGGGCTGCTACGCCCTGTGTGGCCAGCTGCTGCATTTGCCTTCTCCACCTCCGCATGCCTGTAGCCGAGGGCTGAGCCTGGAGGGTCTGGGCAGTGTGCTGGCCGGGCTGTTGGGGAGCCCCATGGGCACTGCATCCAGCTTCCCCAACGTGGGCACAGTGAGTCTTCTCCAG GCTGGATCTCGGCGAGTGGCCCACTTGGTGGGGCTGCTCTGCGTGGCGCTTGGGCTCTCCCCAAGGCTGGTCCAGCTCCTCACCACCATCCCGCTGCCTGTGCTTG GTGGGGTGCTGGGGGTGACCCAGGCCGTGGTTCTGTCCACTGGATTCTCCAGCTTCCACTTGGCTGACATTGACTCTGGGCGGAATGTCTTCATTGTTGGCTTCTCCATCTTCATGGCTCTGTTGCTGCCAAGATGGTTTCGGGAAGCTCCAGTCCTACTGAGCACAG GCTGGAGCCCCTTGGATGTGTTACTACGCTCACTGCTCACAGAGCCCATCTTCCTGGCGGGACTCTTGGGCTTCTTCCTAGAGAACACCATTCCTG GCACACAGCTTGAGCGAGGCCTAGGTCAAGGGCTGCCATCTTCTTTCACTGCCCAAGAGGTTCGGATGCCTCAGAAGTCCAGGGACAAGGCTGCTCAAGAGTATGAGCTTCCTTTCTCCATCCaaaacctgtgtccctgcattccGCAGCCCCTCCGTTGCCTCTGCCCACTACCCGAAGACTCTGGGAATGAAGAAGGAGGGCCCTCTGAGCCAGGAGAGACAGCTGACTTGCTGCCTGGCTTTGGGGAGCAGTGCCCTGGGTCTAGCAGAGAAGAACTTAGGTCCCAGTAA